Proteins encoded in a region of the Flavobacteriales bacterium TMED191 genome:
- the fahA gene encoding fumarylacetoacetase, with protein sequence MIKANDINRKSWIKYNDDSDFPIQNIPFGAFKLNNNEIHLASIIGDTVISLTKLEELGYFKETKLIPKTFHKSLNKFLKQGKKIWREVRDEIATIFDINNTELQHNLIHKEQTLFKLENIQLIKPVNIGDYTDFYSSKDHATNVGKMFRDPENALLPNWLHIPVGYHGRSSSIIISETNVKRPSGQIIDKSTNQTTLSPTRLLDFELEMGFITGEGKPLGQSISTSEAENYIFGLCLFNDWSARDIQKFEYVPLGPFLGKSFASSISPWIVTLDALEAFKIYGEEQKPEVTSYLKFTGPKNYDIKLDVFIQPNNESPTKVSSSNFKYMYWNMCQQLAHHTINGCNIKAGDMMASGTISGPDKSEFGSMLELSWAGTQEIKLNNGTIRKFLLNNDTVIMKGFAKNKDVKIGFGEVRNKVID encoded by the coding sequence ATGATAAAAGCAAATGACATTAATAGAAAATCCTGGATCAAATATAATGATGATTCAGATTTTCCAATTCAAAATATTCCCTTTGGTGCATTTAAACTGAATAATAACGAAATACATTTAGCTTCAATTATTGGAGACACTGTTATAAGTTTAACTAAACTAGAAGAACTTGGATATTTTAAAGAAACAAAATTAATTCCCAAAACTTTTCATAAAAGTTTAAATAAATTTTTAAAGCAAGGAAAGAAAATATGGAGAGAAGTTCGAGATGAAATAGCCACAATATTTGATATCAACAATACTGAGTTACAACATAATCTTATCCATAAAGAACAAACACTATTTAAGCTCGAAAATATTCAACTAATAAAACCGGTCAATATTGGTGATTATACGGATTTTTACTCAAGTAAAGATCATGCAACAAATGTAGGCAAAATGTTTCGAGATCCAGAAAATGCATTATTACCAAATTGGCTACATATCCCTGTAGGATACCATGGGAGATCATCCTCAATTATAATTTCTGAAACAAATGTAAAAAGACCGTCAGGTCAAATAATTGACAAATCAACTAATCAAACAACTTTATCTCCAACAAGATTATTAGATTTTGAATTGGAAATGGGATTTATTACTGGTGAAGGAAAACCCTTGGGGCAATCTATTTCCACTTCAGAAGCAGAAAATTATATTTTTGGCCTATGTCTTTTTAATGACTGGTCAGCCAGAGATATTCAAAAGTTTGAATACGTCCCTTTAGGTCCATTTTTAGGTAAAAGTTTCGCATCTAGTATTTCTCCTTGGATTGTAACTCTAGATGCTTTAGAAGCATTTAAAATTTATGGAGAAGAACAAAAACCAGAGGTAACTTCATATTTAAAATTTACAGGTCCTAAAAACTATGATATTAAACTTGACGTTTTTATTCAGCCTAATAATGAATCTCCAACTAAGGTTTCATCCTCAAACTTTAAATATATGTATTGGAATATGTGTCAACAACTGGCTCACCATACAATTAACGGATGCAATATTAAAGCTGGAGATATGATGGCTTCAGGAACAATATCTGGTCCAGATAAAAGTGAGTTTGGATCTATGTTAGAACTATCCTGGGCTGGGACACAAGAAATAAAATTAAATAATGGAACAATACGAAAATTTTTATTAAATAATGACACAGTTATAATGAAAGGATTTGCTAAAAATAAAGACGTGAAAATTGGATTTGGAGAAGTTAGAAATAAAGTTATTGATTAA
- a CDS encoding serine hydroxymethyltransferase, whose protein sequence is MKNLDKDIFSLIENEQKRQIQGIELIASENYVSQNVLDAAGSILTNKYAEGYPGRRYYGGCHIVDKIENEAIKRLKILFNAEYANVQPHSGSQANSAVYLACLHPGDKILGFDLSHGGHLTHGSPVNFSGKLYKPYFYGVSKETGLINYAQLKETALKEMPKMIICGASAYSRDWDYSFFRKLADEIGAILLADISHPSGLIAKGLLNDPLDFCDIITTTTHKTLRGPRGGVIMMKKDFENPWKRTNKKGDLLMMSTILNSAVFPGSQGGPLEHIIAAKAVAFREALQDDFFQYMVRVQKNAKRLSDGLSSLGYDIVSNGTDNHCILIDLRSKNITGKDAEYALGMADITVNKNMVPFDTMSPFITSGIRIGSAAITTRGMQENDMDKVVEYIDEAITLFQNKKTLSDLCKNINTFMKQFPIFKY, encoded by the coding sequence ATGAAAAACTTAGATAAAGATATCTTTTCTTTAATTGAAAATGAACAAAAGCGTCAAATTCAAGGAATTGAATTAATAGCTTCAGAGAATTATGTTAGTCAAAATGTGTTAGATGCAGCAGGTTCAATTTTAACCAATAAATATGCTGAAGGATATCCCGGTAGAAGATATTATGGTGGATGTCATATTGTTGATAAGATTGAAAATGAAGCAATTAAAAGGTTAAAGATTTTATTTAATGCTGAATATGCAAATGTGCAACCTCACTCAGGTTCTCAAGCAAATAGTGCAGTTTATTTAGCATGTTTACATCCAGGAGACAAAATCCTTGGTTTTGACTTATCTCATGGTGGGCATTTAACACATGGTTCGCCTGTCAATTTTTCAGGAAAATTATATAAACCTTATTTTTATGGTGTAAGTAAAGAAACTGGACTAATTAATTATGCTCAATTAAAAGAAACTGCTCTCAAAGAGATGCCTAAAATGATTATTTGCGGTGCATCTGCCTACTCAAGAGATTGGGATTATTCGTTTTTTAGGAAGTTAGCTGATGAAATTGGAGCAATTTTATTAGCTGACATTTCACATCCATCAGGATTAATTGCTAAGGGCTTGTTAAATGATCCTCTCGATTTTTGTGATATAATTACTACAACTACTCATAAAACTCTAAGAGGTCCACGTGGTGGTGTAATAATGATGAAAAAAGATTTTGAAAACCCTTGGAAACGAACAAACAAAAAAGGTGATCTTTTGATGATGTCAACAATTTTAAATTCTGCAGTTTTTCCAGGTTCTCAAGGAGGTCCATTAGAACATATTATTGCAGCTAAAGCAGTTGCCTTTAGAGAGGCATTACAAGATGATTTTTTTCAATATATGGTTAGGGTTCAAAAAAATGCAAAAAGATTATCAGATGGTTTATCTTCTTTAGGTTATGATATTGTATCAAATGGAACAGATAACCATTGTATTTTAATTGATTTAAGGTCTAAAAATATTACAGGCAAGGATGCGGAATATGCTCTTGGTATGGCAGATATTACTGTAAATAAGAATATGGTTCCCTTTGACACTATGTCTCCATTTATTACTTCAGGTATTAGAATTGGTTCAGCAGCAATTACTACAAGAGGAATGCAAGAAAACGATATGGATAAAGTTGTAGAGTATATTGATGAAGCAATTACGCTATTTCAAAACAAAAAAACCTTAAGTGATTTATGTAAAAATATTAATACATTTATGAAGCAGTTTCCAATTTTTAAATATTAA
- the ychF gene encoding redox-regulated ATPase YchF, which produces MKCGIVGLPNVGKSTLFNCLSSARAMAANYPFATIEPNVGIIPVPDKRLDQLADLIKPQNVQPAIIEIVDIAGLVKGASKGEGLGNKFLANIRETNAIIHVLRCFEDTNITHVDGLIDPVSDKETVELELQLKDLETLEKKKDSLKRLAASGDKNAKKDVDIINLYYNHLLSGNSARTLDVVNDDCVVDLNLLTNKPVLYVCNVDEASIKGNTFTKMVEQSISNDVAEILIISAAIEADINELESSSDKKEFLNEIGLEEPGVNKIIRSAYSLLGLQTFFTAGEKEVRAWTIKQGAFAPQAAGVIHSDFEKGFIRAEVISYEDRLAYETEHACREAGKIAIEGKNYLVKDGDVIHFRFNV; this is translated from the coding sequence ATGAAGTGTGGTATAGTTGGACTACCTAACGTAGGCAAATCAACATTGTTTAATTGTTTATCAAGTGCAAGAGCAATGGCAGCAAATTATCCTTTTGCAACAATAGAACCAAATGTTGGTATTATTCCCGTTCCAGATAAGAGATTGGATCAATTAGCAGATTTAATAAAGCCTCAAAATGTGCAACCTGCAATAATTGAGATTGTAGATATTGCGGGCCTTGTTAAAGGGGCTAGTAAAGGAGAAGGTTTGGGTAATAAATTCTTAGCTAATATTAGAGAAACTAATGCAATTATTCATGTTTTACGTTGTTTTGAAGACACAAATATTACACATGTTGATGGTTTGATAGACCCAGTGAGTGACAAAGAAACTGTTGAACTAGAATTACAACTAAAAGATTTAGAGACTCTTGAGAAAAAGAAAGACAGTCTAAAACGTCTTGCAGCTTCTGGTGATAAAAATGCTAAAAAAGATGTTGATATTATAAATCTGTATTACAATCATTTATTATCAGGTAATTCTGCGAGAACTTTGGATGTGGTAAATGATGACTGTGTTGTCGATTTAAACTTACTAACTAATAAACCAGTCTTATATGTTTGTAATGTTGATGAAGCATCAATAAAAGGTAATACTTTCACCAAAATGGTTGAGCAATCAATTTCTAATGATGTTGCAGAAATATTAATTATTTCTGCTGCAATAGAAGCGGATATTAATGAACTTGAATCATCTTCTGATAAAAAAGAATTTTTAAATGAAATTGGATTAGAAGAACCAGGCGTAAATAAAATTATTCGTTCTGCATATTCTTTATTGGGATTGCAAACTTTTTTTACCGCAGGAGAGAAAGAGGTTCGTGCATGGACTATTAAACAAGGAGCATTTGCTCCACAAGCTGCCGGAGTAATTCACTCAGATTTCGAAAAAGGCTTTATTAGAGCCGAAGTTATTTCTTATGAAGACAGACTAGCTTATGAAACTGAGCATGCTTGTAGAGAAGCTGGTAAAATTGCAATCGAAGGTAAAAACTATCTTGTGAAAGATGGTGATGTAATTCATTTTAGATTTAATGTATAA
- a CDS encoding type IIA DNA topoisomerase subunit B, whose protein sequence is MPQHQYTEQSIKSLDWKEHIRMRPGMYIGKLGDGNSHDDGIYVLLKEVLDNSMDEFVMGFGKTIDVSVRGQKVIVRDYGRGIPLGKVIDCVSKINTGGKYDTKAFKKAVGLNGVGTKAVNALSEYFKIQSNRDKNTKLAEFERGKIVNDAQITETSQRNGTRVAFIPDTNIFGQFRFLDDHIVSMIWNYVYLNPGLTIVYNGDKFFSENGLHDLLTANIESKLNYPIIHLKGEDIEIALSHSIQKYGETYFSFVNGQHTAQGGTHQSALRESIVKTIREFYKKNYDASDIRQSIIAAISIKVMEPVFESQTKTKLGSADMGGALPTIRTYVNDFIKTSLDNFLHKNPELSDLLHKKIQQSERERKELSGIKKISRERAKKANLHNRKLRDCKIHYNNLKQDRRLETTIFITEGDSASGSITKSRDVQTQAVFSLKGKPLNSYGLTKRIVYENEEFNLLQNALNIEEDLDNLRYNNIVIATDADVDGMHIRLLLITFFLQFFPDLIKEKHLYILQTPLFRVRNKKATIYCYDEKEKKEAEDKLNGNLEVTRFKGLGEISPSEFKAFIGPDMRLDPVVLKGETIDDLLKFYMGKNTPDRQSFIIDNLKVDDTLNEN, encoded by the coding sequence ATGCCTCAACATCAATATACAGAACAAAGTATTAAATCACTTGATTGGAAAGAGCATATTCGTATGCGTCCAGGTATGTATATTGGAAAACTCGGTGATGGAAATTCTCATGATGATGGCATTTATGTTTTACTAAAAGAGGTACTAGATAATTCCATGGATGAGTTTGTAATGGGGTTTGGTAAAACAATTGATGTAAGTGTGAGAGGGCAAAAGGTAATTGTAAGAGACTATGGAAGAGGAATTCCACTTGGTAAGGTAATTGATTGTGTATCAAAAATTAATACCGGTGGTAAGTATGACACAAAAGCCTTTAAAAAGGCAGTAGGTTTGAATGGTGTAGGAACTAAAGCTGTAAACGCATTATCAGAATATTTTAAAATCCAAAGCAATAGAGATAAGAATACAAAGCTTGCTGAATTTGAGCGTGGAAAGATAGTCAATGATGCTCAAATTACCGAAACTTCTCAAAGAAATGGTACAAGGGTTGCATTCATTCCTGACACAAATATATTTGGTCAGTTTCGATTTTTAGATGATCATATTGTAAGTATGATTTGGAATTATGTTTATTTAAATCCTGGTTTAACAATTGTTTATAATGGTGATAAGTTTTTTTCTGAAAATGGTTTACATGATTTATTAACTGCAAATATTGAGTCTAAATTGAATTATCCAATAATTCATTTAAAAGGTGAAGATATTGAAATAGCTTTAAGTCACTCAATTCAAAAATATGGTGAAACATACTTTTCTTTTGTAAATGGACAACACACTGCTCAAGGTGGCACTCACCAATCAGCATTAAGAGAGAGTATTGTTAAAACTATTAGAGAATTTTATAAAAAAAATTATGATGCTTCTGATATTAGACAATCAATTATTGCTGCAATAAGTATTAAAGTTATGGAGCCAGTCTTTGAGTCACAAACAAAAACTAAATTAGGTTCTGCTGATATGGGGGGGGCTTTACCTACTATAAGAACATATGTAAATGATTTTATTAAGACAAGTTTAGATAATTTTCTTCATAAGAATCCTGAGTTATCAGATTTGTTGCATAAAAAAATCCAACAATCTGAACGTGAAAGGAAGGAATTGTCCGGTATTAAAAAAATCAGCCGAGAAAGAGCTAAGAAAGCCAATTTGCATAATCGTAAATTAAGAGATTGTAAAATCCATTATAATAATTTAAAACAAGACAGAAGACTTGAAACAACCATTTTTATTACTGAGGGTGATTCTGCTAGTGGTTCAATAACAAAATCTAGGGATGTCCAAACCCAGGCTGTTTTCAGTTTAAAGGGAAAACCATTGAATTCTTATGGTTTAACAAAAAGAATAGTTTATGAAAATGAAGAGTTTAATCTATTGCAAAATGCTTTAAATATTGAGGAGGATTTGGATAATTTGAGATATAATAATATTGTAATCGCAACAGATGCGGATGTAGATGGTATGCATATAAGACTTCTTTTAATTACATTTTTTCTACAATTTTTTCCTGATTTAATTAAAGAAAAGCATTTATATATTTTACAAACTCCTTTGTTTAGAGTTCGTAACAAAAAGGCAACAATTTATTGTTATGATGAAAAAGAGAAAAAAGAAGCTGAGGATAAATTAAATGGTAATCTTGAAGTTACAAGATTTAAAGGTCTAGGAGAAATTTCCCCTTCCGAATTTAAAGCATTTATTGGACCTGATATGAGACTTGACCCAGTTGTTTTAAAAGGGGAAACAATTGATGATTTATTAAAATTTTACATGGGAAAAAATACACCAGATAGACAAAGCTTTATAATTGATAATTTAAAAGTTGATGATACTTTAAATGAAAATTAA
- a CDS encoding DNA gyrase/topoisomerase IV subunit A, with protein sequence MMDNENIVEFSNNDDMLVKLVPISEMYKGWFLDYASYVILERSVPLIYDGLKPVQRRILHSLRELHDGRYHKVANIIGNTMKYHPHGDASIGDALVKVGQKELLIDMQGNWGNITTGDRAAAPRYIEARLTKFALDVVFSPKVTDWQSSYDGRTKEPTSLPIKFPLLLNQGAEGIAVGLSTKILPHNFIELIDASISILKGKGKRIFPDFLTGGVADFSDYNDGKRGGKVVVRAKIINSESNVLKINEIPYNTTTTSLIESILRANEKGKIKIKKIEDNTAENVEILIYLPSGVSVDKTIDALYAFTDCQVSISPLSCVILNDKPVFLGVSEILKISTDNTKNILLKELQIKLSELEDRWQFLSLERIFIENRIYRKIEELTSWDEVIQVIYNSIIPYEKTLIRKVTNDDIVQLTDIKIKKITRYDLNKEQEKIKSIESLIKITKENIQNITEYSISYFKNIKKDHSNGKQRKTEIRIFDKIIATKVAIANQRLYVNRKDGFVGTSLRKDEFVCECSDIDNLIVFKKDGNMVVTKTANKSFVGKDIIHVAVFKKNDERTIYNMIYRDNISNKTYVKRFPVKGVTRDKQYLLAGSGKSTVLYFTANKNGEAEVVSIILRAKSKLKKLKFDIDFKDILIKNRSVRGNIITQHSINRVELKTQGISTLSGKKIWYDNSINRLNEDERGEFLGEFMADDKIIIVSSSGYFDFVSYDLSTHFPEDMVLIEKFSSNKSITAVYFYGSKNQFYIKRFTPELKTKKVYFIDQGKESYLEFICSDSKHGLELSFLKPRNKNARENQIINPIDFISIKGVAAVGNQLSKHPVKKISKVKLENIEHINSEVEDVSFSHNDKNEIDNVNKDDLNSKGGQIQMNF encoded by the coding sequence ATGATGGATAATGAAAATATAGTTGAATTTTCAAATAATGATGATATGTTGGTTAAACTAGTCCCCATTTCTGAAATGTATAAGGGTTGGTTTTTAGACTACGCTTCTTATGTTATTCTTGAAAGATCAGTTCCTCTAATTTACGATGGTTTAAAGCCTGTTCAACGTAGAATACTTCATTCTTTAAGAGAGCTTCATGATGGTAGATATCATAAGGTGGCAAATATAATTGGTAATACAATGAAGTATCATCCTCATGGTGATGCTTCAATTGGCGATGCACTTGTAAAAGTAGGTCAAAAAGAACTCCTTATTGATATGCAGGGGAACTGGGGAAATATTACTACAGGTGATAGAGCTGCTGCCCCTAGATATATTGAGGCTAGATTAACAAAATTTGCATTAGATGTAGTATTTAGTCCAAAAGTAACAGATTGGCAATCTTCATATGATGGTCGTACTAAAGAACCAACTTCTTTACCAATTAAATTTCCTCTTCTTTTAAATCAAGGTGCAGAAGGAATTGCTGTTGGTCTCTCTACCAAAATTTTACCACATAATTTTATTGAATTAATTGATGCTTCTATATCTATCCTAAAAGGCAAGGGGAAACGTATTTTTCCTGATTTTTTAACTGGCGGTGTTGCAGATTTTTCTGATTATAACGATGGAAAAAGAGGAGGAAAGGTAGTTGTTAGAGCTAAAATTATTAATTCTGAATCTAATGTTTTAAAAATAAATGAGATTCCTTACAATACTACTACTACTAGTTTAATTGAATCAATTTTAAGAGCAAACGAAAAAGGTAAAATAAAAATTAAAAAGATTGAAGACAATACAGCTGAAAATGTTGAGATTTTAATTTATTTACCCTCTGGTGTATCTGTTGATAAAACAATAGATGCTTTATATGCATTTACAGATTGTCAAGTTTCGATTTCACCTCTTTCTTGTGTGATTTTAAATGATAAGCCCGTCTTTTTGGGTGTTAGTGAAATCTTAAAAATATCAACAGATAATACTAAGAATATTTTACTTAAAGAACTCCAAATTAAATTATCAGAATTAGAAGATAGGTGGCAATTTTTATCTCTTGAGCGGATTTTTATTGAAAATAGAATTTATAGAAAGATTGAAGAGTTAACCTCTTGGGATGAAGTAATTCAAGTTATATATAATTCCATAATTCCTTATGAAAAAACATTAATAAGAAAGGTTACTAATGATGATATTGTTCAATTGACTGATATTAAAATTAAAAAAATCACAAGATATGATTTAAATAAAGAACAAGAAAAGATCAAATCTATTGAGTCATTAATTAAAATCACTAAAGAAAACATCCAAAATATTACAGAATATTCAATTAGTTATTTCAAAAATATTAAGAAGGACCATAGTAATGGAAAACAAAGAAAAACCGAAATTAGGATCTTTGATAAGATTATAGCAACAAAAGTAGCTATTGCTAATCAAAGGTTATATGTTAATAGAAAAGATGGCTTTGTTGGAACATCTTTAAGAAAAGATGAATTTGTTTGTGAATGTTCGGACATAGATAATTTAATTGTCTTTAAAAAAGATGGAAATATGGTTGTTACAAAAACAGCTAATAAATCTTTTGTTGGAAAAGATATTATTCATGTAGCTGTTTTTAAAAAAAATGATGAGAGAACAATATACAATATGATTTATCGTGATAATATTTCTAATAAAACATATGTTAAACGTTTTCCTGTTAAAGGTGTTACAAGAGATAAGCAGTATTTGCTTGCTGGTTCTGGAAAGTCAACAGTTTTATATTTTACAGCAAATAAAAATGGGGAAGCAGAAGTAGTTTCAATAATTTTACGGGCAAAGTCTAAATTGAAAAAATTAAAATTCGATATTGATTTTAAAGATATTTTGATTAAAAATAGATCAGTACGTGGAAATATAATAACTCAGCATAGCATTAATAGAGTTGAATTAAAAACTCAAGGAATATCTACTTTGTCAGGTAAAAAAATATGGTATGATAATTCAATTAATAGATTAAATGAAGATGAAAGGGGTGAGTTTTTAGGTGAGTTTATGGCTGATGATAAAATTATTATTGTTTCCTCATCTGGTTATTTTGATTTTGTATCTTATGACCTTTCTACCCACTTTCCAGAAGATATGGTATTAATAGAAAAATTTTCTTCAAATAAATCAATTACGGCAGTATATTTTTATGGCAGTAAAAATCAATTTTATATAAAAAGATTTACTCCTGAATTAAAAACAAAGAAAGTTTACTTTATTGATCAAGGCAAAGAAAGTTATTTAGAATTTATATGTTCTGATTCAAAACATGGATTAGAATTGTCATTTCTTAAGCCTAGAAATAAGAATGCTAGAGAAAATCAAATTATTAATCCAATAGATTTTATTTCTATTAAGGGAGTAGCAGCTGTAGGAAATCAATTATCAAAACACCCTGTAAAAAAGATTTCTAAAGTTAAATTAGAAAACATTGAGCATATTAATAGTGAAGTAGAAGATGTTAGTTTTTCTCATAATGATAAGAATGAAATAGATAATGTTAACAAGGATGATTTAAATTCGAAAGGTGGTCAAATACAGATGAATTTTTAA
- a CDS encoding type IX secretion system membrane protein PorP/SprF: MGSKIKQNIIAQIYKYCFGILCLLSFSFPSLILGQQIPLHNQYIYNPLIINPSFAGVSAISSVNLTSRSQWIGFADGINTISLSGNYALSETQGVGGTLFQDNTGAIRITGLELDYSFKFPLISDYNLSLGLGLVPYQYLYNADLVNHNMEGNLNSDLQYDPALDNSEKKTNLDANFGLFIYNDFLYAGFSVLNLLQSSPLSNVGNGPPNQLVRHVYALLGYNYFNTSSKIGLEQTILMRNTSYSGAQFDFNIKASFNELFWFSCGYRTNKEVLAGFGVKYGRFGFVYAIDINNGPIGQFSNSSHEFGLVFYLNNTKFFNWSNDINLQYQ, translated from the coding sequence ATGGGTAGTAAAATTAAACAAAATATTATCGCACAAATTTATAAGTATTGTTTTGGCATTTTATGTTTACTGAGTTTTTCATTTCCTAGTTTAATACTTGGTCAACAAATTCCTTTACATAATCAGTATATTTATAATCCATTAATTATCAATCCCTCATTTGCAGGTGTCAGTGCGATTTCTTCTGTAAATTTAACTAGTAGAAGCCAATGGATAGGTTTTGCTGATGGCATTAATACAATTTCTTTGTCTGGTAACTATGCATTAAGTGAGACCCAAGGTGTAGGTGGTACTTTATTTCAAGATAATACTGGAGCAATTCGAATCACTGGTTTAGAGTTGGATTATTCTTTTAAATTTCCTTTAATTTCTGATTACAACCTTTCATTAGGTTTAGGCTTAGTTCCATATCAGTATTTGTACAATGCAGATTTAGTTAATCATAATATGGAAGGAAATTTAAATAGTGATCTCCAATATGATCCTGCTCTAGATAATTCAGAGAAAAAAACGAATTTAGATGCTAATTTTGGTTTATTTATTTATAATGACTTTTTATATGCAGGCTTTTCTGTATTAAATTTATTACAATCCTCTCCGTTATCAAATGTAGGTAATGGACCTCCCAATCAACTAGTTCGTCATGTATATGCTTTATTAGGTTATAATTATTTTAATACTAGTTCCAAGATTGGCTTAGAGCAAACTATTTTAATGCGTAACACCTCCTATTCGGGTGCACAATTTGATTTTAATATTAAGGCTAGCTTTAATGAACTTTTTTGGTTTTCTTGCGGCTATAGAACTAATAAAGAAGTATTAGCTGGATTTGGTGTAAAGTATGGTAGATTTGGTTTTGTTTATGCAATTGATATAAATAATGGACCGATTGGTCAATTTTCAAATTCTTCTCATGAGTTTGGACTTGTTTTTTACTTGAATAATACTAAGTTTTTCAATTGGAGTAATGATATCAATTTACAATATCAATAA